The Shewanella sp. KX20019 genome window below encodes:
- the mrcB gene encoding penicillin-binding protein 1B, producing the protein MTDKATPKAKAKPKNAPKRAPVKRASAAKKPSKAASKKASANNSSWGRKLWSISWKLAVIGTVVVAAYGIYLDQIIARKFEGQKWHLPAQVFSRSMALYPGAAVSHDQLMSELKLLGYRKVANPRQVGEFSASKTKIDLWRRPFLHPKGDQTEQRVMLTFDSNGVSSVTRSSDRRQLAVFHLEPVLLDRMITGDGEDRLFVTTAKMPQAIIDALILVEDRSFYEHHGVNPFAIVRAAMVNISAGRTVQGGSTLTQQLAKNFFLSSERSISRKLREALMAIIIDFRYEKDEILEAYLNEVYMGQDKARGVHGMGLASQFYFGRPIAELTMPQQAFLVAAIKGPSYYNPWRYPERALKRRDLVLRLLMEAGELNVAQYEAAVESPLGLRKSDKPVHQKLPAFFAVVRHELATRYGDSLLQQSGIKVYTTLDPMAQDAAEKAVEQTLKQLGKNNKSLQVGMVLTDKYSAGIAAMVGDKVPSYQGFNRAVEIRRPIGSLIKPFVYATALNQPDKYTLATPLKDEAITLKNGQGKTWSPQNVDKKFRGQVPLLTAFKKSMNVPTVNLGMAIGVAGVATTLDRAGWRDKIPEYPSMLLGAVNGSPLMVAQVFQTIADNGRYRHLNSVTTVLDANNQPLTASRPRTTQAIPAASNYLVKYAMTQVVENGTAKRLGNAFPRATLAGKTGTSNDSRDSWFAGFDERNVAAIWVGRDDNGKTNLYGSSGAMAVYQAFLKNRPPLSLRMAPVDGIVQGYFERDTGVAKEADCGNVMKVPALRESYQPAANCGEPLPWWKKLIGG; encoded by the coding sequence ATGACAGATAAAGCTACACCCAAAGCAAAAGCAAAACCGAAAAATGCGCCAAAACGTGCGCCGGTGAAAAGAGCTTCAGCCGCTAAAAAACCGTCAAAGGCAGCATCGAAAAAAGCCTCTGCGAATAATAGTAGTTGGGGGCGTAAGCTGTGGTCTATCAGTTGGAAGCTTGCAGTTATTGGCACTGTGGTTGTTGCAGCCTACGGCATCTATTTAGATCAAATCATAGCCCGTAAATTCGAAGGGCAGAAGTGGCACCTGCCAGCGCAAGTATTTAGTCGCTCGATGGCCTTGTATCCTGGGGCGGCAGTAAGCCATGACCAGTTGATGTCTGAGCTTAAACTACTCGGTTACCGTAAAGTGGCCAACCCGCGTCAAGTGGGTGAGTTCTCCGCCTCAAAAACCAAGATTGATCTTTGGCGTCGACCCTTTTTGCATCCTAAGGGCGATCAAACAGAACAAAGGGTGATGCTCACCTTTGACTCCAATGGGGTGAGTTCAGTCACTAGAAGTAGTGATAGACGTCAGTTAGCGGTGTTCCATCTAGAGCCGGTATTATTGGATCGCATGATCACCGGTGATGGTGAAGATAGACTCTTCGTAACAACAGCAAAAATGCCGCAAGCCATTATCGATGCATTGATCTTGGTTGAAGATCGTAGCTTTTACGAACATCACGGTGTTAATCCGTTTGCGATTGTACGTGCGGCGATGGTTAACATCAGTGCCGGTAGAACGGTGCAGGGTGGCTCCACGCTCACTCAGCAACTGGCGAAGAACTTCTTCCTATCGAGCGAGCGTTCGATTAGCCGTAAACTGCGCGAAGCATTGATGGCGATTATTATCGATTTTCGCTATGAAAAAGATGAGATTCTCGAAGCGTATCTTAATGAAGTGTACATGGGGCAGGACAAGGCTCGCGGTGTACATGGAATGGGGCTAGCTTCGCAGTTCTATTTCGGCCGCCCAATCGCTGAGCTGACAATGCCACAACAAGCCTTTTTGGTCGCGGCCATTAAAGGCCCGTCATATTATAATCCTTGGCGTTATCCTGAGCGGGCGCTGAAACGCCGTGATTTGGTATTGCGACTGTTAATGGAGGCGGGTGAGCTTAATGTGGCGCAGTATGAGGCGGCAGTTGAATCGCCATTAGGATTAAGAAAATCTGACAAGCCAGTGCACCAAAAACTGCCTGCATTCTTTGCGGTGGTTAGGCATGAGTTAGCGACGCGATATGGTGATTCGTTGTTACAACAATCAGGCATTAAAGTGTATACCACGCTTGACCCTATGGCGCAGGATGCCGCTGAAAAAGCGGTTGAACAAACCCTTAAACAGCTAGGGAAAAATAATAAATCCTTACAGGTCGGCATGGTGCTGACTGATAAGTATTCTGCCGGTATTGCGGCAATGGTTGGCGATAAAGTGCCGAGTTACCAGGGCTTTAACCGCGCCGTTGAGATCCGTCGTCCTATTGGCTCGTTAATCAAGCCGTTTGTTTATGCAACCGCACTTAACCAGCCTGATAAGTACACCTTAGCGACGCCACTAAAGGATGAAGCTATCACCCTTAAAAATGGCCAAGGCAAAACCTGGTCACCACAAAATGTCGATAAAAAATTCCGCGGCCAAGTGCCTTTGCTGACAGCATTTAAAAAATCGATGAATGTACCGACGGTTAATCTAGGTATGGCGATAGGTGTGGCTGGAGTTGCGACAACGCTGGACCGCGCTGGCTGGAGAGATAAGATCCCTGAGTATCCATCAATGCTGCTCGGTGCGGTCAACGGCTCACCATTAATGGTGGCGCAGGTATTTCAAACCATTGCCGATAATGGTCGTTATCGTCATCTAAATTCAGTGACCACAGTATTGGATGCTAATAACCAACCGCTTACAGCATCACGACCTAGAACGACTCAAGCAATCCCTGCAGCGAGTAACTATTTGGTTAAATATGCGATGACCCAAGTGGTTGAAAATGGTACCGCCAAACGTTTAGGTAATGCTTTTCCGCGGGCGACACTGGCGGGTAAAACAGGAACCAGTAATGATTCTCGCGACTCATGGTTTGCTGGCTTTGATGAGCGAAACGTGGCGGCTATTTGGGTGGGGCGAGATGATAACGGTAAGACCAATCTGTACGGCAGCAGTGGCGCAATGGCGGTGTATCAAGCGTTCTTGAAAAACCGTCCACCTTTGAGTCTACGGATGGCACCTGTCGATGGCATAGTACAGGGATACTTTGAGCGTGATACTGGCGTGGCTAAAGAAGCTGATTGCGGCAATGTAATGAAGGTTCCAGCCTTAAGGGAAAGCTATCAACCTGCTGCTAATTGCGGTGAGCCACTGCCGTGGTGGAAAAAGTTGATAGGCGGTTAA
- a CDS encoding LysR family transcriptional regulator codes for MDLNLLKTFDAVMKSQSVNIAAESLGITAPAVSQALNRLREQYNEPLFIREGRGICPTNFAIELHAEIQEPLGLLVNGAKSRYHFDALVSNRTFRISSHKDLDIMILPALTKFRAERAPNVTIIADIEHNDEASRQNDLRRRKVDIMLSTVPLEEHGYQNKKLFEQELVVAVSAKHPRIQGEISEQAFLSESHVLWQTQRMSHHTLNSVSNKVIPERKAAYTTGSALTGLLLAAETDWLCVSSRWHAKQASGVQILEIPFATQPVPIYMTWHLSQAKDKGHQWLREALISSTEHFN; via the coding sequence ATGGATCTTAATTTGTTGAAAACTTTTGATGCTGTGATGAAATCACAAAGCGTAAATATCGCCGCAGAATCTCTAGGGATTACAGCTCCAGCAGTAAGCCAGGCATTGAATCGATTGCGGGAACAGTATAACGAGCCACTTTTTATCCGTGAAGGGAGAGGGATCTGTCCTACTAACTTTGCTATTGAGCTGCATGCTGAGATCCAAGAGCCATTGGGATTGCTGGTTAATGGTGCGAAATCACGATATCACTTTGATGCCTTGGTGAGTAACCGAACCTTTAGGATCTCTAGCCATAAAGATCTCGATATTATGATATTACCTGCATTAACTAAGTTCCGTGCTGAAAGAGCACCGAATGTAACTATTATTGCTGATATCGAACATAACGACGAAGCCTCGAGGCAGAATGACTTGAGACGGCGTAAAGTCGATATTATGTTGTCTACAGTGCCGTTGGAGGAGCATGGGTACCAAAACAAAAAGTTGTTTGAACAAGAGTTAGTCGTTGCTGTGAGTGCTAAGCACCCACGTATTCAAGGTGAGATTAGTGAACAAGCATTTTTGAGTGAAAGCCATGTCCTGTGGCAGACGCAAAGAATGAGCCATCACACGCTTAATTCCGTCTCCAATAAAGTAATCCCCGAGCGCAAAGCAGCTTATACAACAGGCTCAGCATTAACTGGCTTGCTGTTGGCAGCTGAAACAGATTGGCTATGTGTTAGCTCTCGCTGGCATGCAAAACAGGCGTCAGGGGTACAAATACTGGAGATACCTTTTGCCACTCAACCCGTCCCCATCTATATGACATGGCACCTTTCTCAAGCAAAAGATAAGGGGCACCAATGGTTAAGAGAAGCACTCATTAGCAGCACGGAACACTTCAATTAA